From one Trifolium pratense cultivar HEN17-A07 linkage group LG1, ARS_RC_1.1, whole genome shotgun sequence genomic stretch:
- the LOC123896556 gene encoding tetraspanin-18-like, translating to MRINCCHFSLAFVLKFLNFLQAFVGASILLYSIWMLNHWDHYIPQPPPLPHFYISLPRSFSPLLTSNINLPAPWFIYGFMCVGILVCCIAFFGCIAAEIINGCCLCFYTLLITVLVLLEAALVVFIAIDRQWQEDLPVDPTGQIESLRSFIEDNQDICRWVGIVVLMVQALSLLVALILRATVSTQRQDFDDEEEYDARSRCREPLLNPQSGQTAGSSKGDIRGNHSDVWSSRMREKYGLNNGDKHSYEA from the exons ATGCGAATCAATTGTTGCCATTTTTCTTTAGCTTTCGTTCTCAAGTTTCTGAATTTTCTTCAAGCATTTGTTGGTGCTTCAATTCTTCTCTATTCCATATGGATGCTCAATCACTGGGATCATTACATTCCTCAACCACCACCTCTTCCCCATTTTTACATCTCTCTCCCTCGTTCCTTTTCCCCTCTTCTCACTTCCAATATCAACCTTCCCGCTCCTTG GTTCATCTATGGTTTCATGTGTGTGGGCATATTGGTGTGCTGCATTGCTTTCTTTGGTTGCATTGCAGCTGAGATTATTAATGGTTGCTGCTTGTGTTTT TACACTCTACTCATCACGGTACTTGTTTTACTTGAGGCTGCTTTAGTGGTATTCATTGCAATTGACCGTCAATGGCAAGAG GATCTTCCAGTTGATCCAACTGGTCAAATTGAGAGCCTTCGATCTTTCATTGAAGATAATCAAGATATATGTAGATGGGTTGGCATTGTTGTTCTTATGGTTCAG GCATTATCTCTACTGGTAGCATTAATTTTACGAGCCACGGTTTCTACTCAAAGACAAGATTTTGATGATGAGGAGGAATATGATGCTAGGAGTAGATGTAGGGAGCCCCTACTAAATCCTCAGTCTGGCCAAACAGCTGGGTCAAGCAAAGGTGATATCAGAGGAAACCACTCTGACGTTTGGAGCTCACGGATGAGAGAGAAG TACGGATTGAACAATGGTGATAAGCACAGTTACGAAGCATGA
- the LOC123899515 gene encoding uncharacterized protein LOC123899515, which translates to MSKEMKSKHNPSNVVAKLMGLETLSKGEPNLSVIRSQTKDYSQDMYAHLGWPLKHWKVEDKFMMDNKDMLLGVHHPSTEQIGHKDGYETWLQSQRGWWREDFDEGKMALVRKKFIEAKYLSTDKTLRQSKQFQDALDILSSNNDLLVRFLDSQKLYQLPSTPPDDSNCITLIKPLKMFGNDKSSGKGRKNDRLLKKPADSDQTAVWENMNRGYSPESTRIVVLKPSPGRTNELKALVSPTNPSPQSFYRGNANDNVLESIKVAKEIRMQMQMHKGLRSYQKDKTLLLSSAFSNGYSSDDSSYNKSYHDLEAMSPMPRHSWDCINVCGSPYSTQSMGRATCSPESSVCIEAKKRLSERWNTVTAKEKHHQEQRRVARNSTLGEMLSLSLVKKSVTSVVESANKHQEEPSKSISCSQSLDEEMSTDDSSQNVSSANPVPASSTVDEPGLCVDASIEHDDSKVGAKSKSKKSSFKGKVASFFFSMSKKSTKKKYSSSQSKDESETIVTETSVPSVNSPGDHVSQSSNVGGFEESLAALCDSSCKTSTDSFSCGQQEDMITLEPGLTESKSMVLEIPNEKQDRPSPISVLESPFEDYNTSHESLECMKGGHMGSLVRLKSNLIDKSPPIESVARTLSWDEDSFAELTRASSLDTKLEEHDWLLLVQKLLSASGLDDDQEQQHDSFHTRFHSLESPLDPSLRDNKDCTQPLNEAKRRKMRSNQKLVFDCVNAALLEVVGYGGSENYFKMYCGTHRKALVQEGSCLMDHIVTQMKELIANGMRFVWGGDSHSLVVENVVRKEVVVQIGLVEVMKMEIDALGREIEGKIIEELVENVVLDFTGRR; encoded by the exons ATGTCTAAAGAAATGAAGTCCAAGCACAATCCATCAAATGTAGTAGCCAAATTAATGGGGCTTGAAACCCTTTCAAAGGGAGAGCCTAATTTATCTGTGATTAGAAGCCAAACAAAAGATTATTCTCAAGACATGTATGCTCATTTAGGATGGCCATTGAAACATTGGAAGGTGGAAGATAAGTTTATGATGGATAATAAGGATATGCTTCTTGGAGTTCATCATCCAAGCACAGAACAGATTGGCCACAAAGATGGATATGAAACATGGCTGCAATCTCAGAGAGGATGGTGGAGAGAAGATTTTGATGAGGGGAAGATGGCTCTTGTCCGTAAAAAATTCATTGAAGCAAAGTATCTGTCGACAGATAAGACGTTGCGTCAATCCAAGCAATTTCAAGATGCATTGGATATTTTAAGCTCAAACAATGATCTCTTAGTCAGGTTTTTGGATTCACAAAAGCTTTATCAACTTCCCTCTACTCCACCGGACGATTCGAACTGCATTACCCTTATCAAACCTTTGAAGATGTTTGGAAATGACAAATCTTCCGGAAAGGGTAGGAAGAATGATAGATTGCTTAAGAAACCAGCAGATTCTGATCAGACAGCTGTATGGGAGAACATGAATCGTGGATACTCTCCGGAATCTACTCGAATAGTAGTATTGAAACCTAGTCCTGGGAGGACAAATGAACTTAAGGCTTTAGTTTCTCCAACAAATCCATCACCTCAAAGTTTCTATCGGGGAAATGCAAATGATAATGTACTTGAATCCATAAAAGTGGCTAAAGAGATTCGAATGCAAATGCAGATGCATAAAGGTCTAAGGAGCTATCAAAAGGATAAAACGTTATTACTTTCCTCAGCATTTTCCAATGGTTATTCTAGTGATGATAGCTCATATAACAAATCATATCATGATTTGGAAGCTATGTCACCAATGCCAAGGCATTCATGGGATTGTATCAATGTATGTGGAAGTCCTTATTCTACGCAATCTATGGGTCGTGCAACATGTTCTCCCGAGTCATCGGTGTGCATAGAGGCAAAGAAACGGCTTTCTGAAAGATGGAATACAGTTACAGCTAAAGAAAAACATCATCAAGAACAAAGGCGTGTAGCGAGAAACTCTACCTTAGGTGAAATGCTTTCTCTTTCCCTTGTAAAGAAATCTGTAACTTCTGTGGTTGAGAGTGCTAATAAACACCAAGAAGAACCAAGTAAATCCATTTCTTGCAGTCAATCTCTCGATGAAGAAATGAGCACTGATGATTCATCTCAAAATGTTTCTTCAGCAAATCCTGTTCCTGCATCGTCTACTGTCGATGAACCCGGCCTCTGTGTTGATGCTAGCATAGAACATGATGACTCCAAGGTGGGGGCAAAGTCAAAGAGTAAGAAATCATCATTTAAAGGGAAAGTGGCAAGTTTCTTCTTTTCAATGAGTAAAAAATCAACCAAGAAAAAATATAGTTCATCTCAATCTAAAGATGAATCTGAAACTATTGTCACCGAAACATCGGTTCCATCAGTAAATTCACCTGGAGATCATGTGTCTCAAAGCTCAAACGTTGGTGGATTTGAAGAGTCTCTTGCAGCTTTGTGTGACTCTTCATGTAAAACATCAACAGATTCATTTTCTTGTGGACAACAAGAAGACATGATTACACTAGAG CCTGGATTGACTGAATCAAAGTCTATGGTGCTAGAGATTCCAAATGAAAAACAGGATCGGCCAAGTCCAATCTCAGTATTAGAATCTCCATTTGAAGATTATAATACATCTCATGAGTCCTTGGAATGCATGAAGGGTGGTCACATGG GATCATTGGTGCGACTGAAGTCCAATTTAATTGACAAATCACCACCAATAGAATCAGTAGCTAGGACACTATCATGGGATGAAGATTCTTTTGCAGAGTTAACAAGGGCTTCTTCCTTAGACACCAAGTTAGAGGAACATGATTGGCTTCTCTTGGTCCAAAAGCTACTATCAGCGTCTGGACTAGATGATGATCAAGAACAACAACATGACTCATTTCACACAAGATTCCATTCCCTTGAAAGCCCATTGGATCCATCATTAAGGGACAATAAGGATTGTACTCAGCCACTAAATGAGGCCAAGAGAAGGAAAATGAGATCAAATCAGAAGCTTGTATTTGATTGTGTTAATGCTGCACTATTGGAAGTTGTTGGTTATGGGGGGTCAGAGAATTACTTCAAGATGTACTGTGGGACCCACAGGAAGGCCCTAGTTCAAGAGGGTTCATGTTTGATGGACCACATTGTGACCCAAATGAAGGAATTAATAGCAAATGGGATGAGGTTTGTTTGGGGTGGGGACAGTCACAGCCTGGTTGTAGAAAATGTTGTTAGAAAAGAAGTTGTTGTTCAGATTGGGTTGGTTGAGGTTATGAAAATGGAGATTGATGCTTTGGGGAGGGAAATAGAAGGAAAGATAATAGAAGAACTAGTGGAAAATGTTGTGCTTGATTTTACAGGAAGAAGATGA
- the LOC123902986 gene encoding uncharacterized protein LOC123902986 isoform X3, which translates to MKKKGISRINPNDPSYLRHKKAKFIADHEKSTSRLEESDHSQLPLQREIVTTCDPKTSEYAFFKKLKKDASLRFSSGPVKKDDSSSSKKPESGDCSKEGTDDVRVGTKECNSSRINQDVSTFKMDSFLSPSVGDWNKSGNQYADGEIFSRKRQKLRQCAADTLFPDTEKPCSKGFDIVSLLLSRLFPMTTDSTVTNKYEDPNPGKIKKSTIYDLLDSRELGVQFKEHYLIPKRKLLELESGSYFNDQMLSPMFLESGERITPHAELPTYHFQNFEPRYSITAPKCKLSGTPSFSASVKGDNDITPGSLFNEVKNAPKYSLLDSRELGFQCTELQPKRKPLELKSGSYLNDQMLSPTFFESGEGITPYAEFPTYHSRNFQPWYNITAPECKLSGTPNFSASVKDDITLGPLFNEVENAAEYSLLDYQELDFQCTELHQIPRRKLLELKSSSSFIDHLLPPMFLRSVESITSYTDFPIDPHKFRPVFRTEAERKFGGTPIYLDKNDASYGFLCKCNDEKNHETFTFDHFKEPGKLEREPIPLLMEKDFDCKKDEIKLPITCKYAKPYMAPALSILDHGQEQISNDSLDEFHFRPSSLLLPKDFNSVMDSGLFRYQNSPFGEYVYKWDEEMDTNFNHTALSFSHNNHYFKLSENCKDDASFIQDSIYLPPYHHWVRETVSSDYHHHPDKEPWLSSSPRCLSLTSSHSNYQSSITRNLQLPESENMSSLFHIDDNYKPKINDGDQGEVLYHLSEAFVEIYNSSFLHMSNQRDNGCPFSLDDSDNINDQEQRHEMLL; encoded by the exons ATGAAGAAAAAGGGAATTTCCCGAATTAACCCCAATGATCCATCTTATCTTCGTCACAAGAAAGCTAAATTCATTGCCGATCATGAAAAATCAACTTCCAGATTGGAAGAATCAGATCATTCTCAACTTCCATTACAGAGAGAAATTGTTACAACAT GTGATCCCAAAACTTCTGAGTATGCTTTCTTTAAGAAATTGAAGAAGGATGCAAGTCTCAGGTTTTCTTCAGGTCCAGTCAAAAAGGATGATTCCTCGTCGTCCAAGAAGCCTGAATCTGGTGACTGTTCCAAAG AGGGGACTGATGATGTTAGGGTTGGCACTAAGGAATGCAACTCTTCAAGGATCAATCAGGACGTGTCAACTTTTAAGATGGATTCATTTCTTTCACCTTCTGTTGGAGATTGGAACAAGTCAG GAAACCAGTATGCGGATGGAGAAATCTTCTCTAGAAAGAGACAGAAACTACGACAGTGTGCTGCAGATACCTTATTTCCTGATACAGAGAAACCATGTTCAAAAGG GTTTGATATTGTTTCTTTGCTCCTTAGTCGGCTGTTTCCAATGACCACTGACAGCACTGTAACAAAT AAATACGAGGATCCAAATCCAGGAAAGATAAAGAAGTCTACCATATATGATTTACTGGATTCTCGAGAGTTAGGTGTTCAATTTAAGGAGCACTATCTGATACCTAAGAGGAAGCTTCTTGAACTTGAATCAGGCTCATACTTCAATGATCAGATGTTGTCTCCTATGTTTCTCGAATCGGGTGAGAGGATTACTCCACATGCCGAGCTTCCAACTTATCATTTTCAGAACTTTGAACCTCGGTACAGTATAACAGCACCTAAGTGCAAACTGAGTGGAACTCCAAGTTTCAGTGCCTCTGTCAAGGGTGACAATGACATAACTCCTGGGTCTCTGTTTAACGAGGTAAAAAATGCTCCCAAATATAGTTTGCTTGATTCTCGAGAGTTAGGTTTTCAATGCACAGAACTCCAACCTAAGAGGAAACCCCTTGAACTTAAATCAGGGTCATACTTAAATGATCAGATGTTGTCTCCTACGTTTTTCGAATCAGGCGAGGGAATTACTCCATATGCTGAGTTTCCAACCTATCACTCTCGGAACTTTCAACCTTGGTACAATATAACAGCACCTGAGTGCAAACTGAGTGGAACTCCGAATTTCAGTGCCTCTGTCAAAGATGACATAACTCTTGGACCTCTGTTTAACGAAGTAGAAAACGCTGCCGAATATAGTTTGCTTGATTATCAAGAGTTGGATTTTCAATGTACAGAACTCCATCAAATACCTAGGAGGAAACTCCTTGAACTCAAATCAAGCTCATCTTTCATTGATCACTTGTTGCCTCCTATGTTCCTTCGATCAGTCGAGTCAATTACTTCATACACTGACTTTCCAATCGATCCTCACAAGTTTCGACCTGTGTTCAGAACAGAAGCTGAAAGAAAGTTCGGTGGAACTCCAATTTACCTTGACAAGAATGATGCAAGTTATGGATTTCTGTGTAAGTGTAATGATGAGAAAAATCACGAAACCTTCACATTCGATCATTTCAAAGAGCCAGGGAAACTTGAGAGAGAACCAATTCCTCTTCTTATGGAAAAAGATTTTGACTGCAAAAAAGACGAGATAAAGTTGCCTATCACTTGTAAGTATGCAAAACCATATATGGCCCCTGCATTGTCAATTTTAGACCACGGCCAAGAGCAGATATCAAATGATTCATTAGATGAATTCCACTTTCGCCCCTCATCCTTATTACTACCAAAGGACTTCAATTCAGTAATGGATTCTGGTTTATTCAGATATCAAAATTCCCCGTTTGGAGAGTATGTTTACAAATGGGATGAAGAAATGGACACGAATTTCAACCACACAGCATTGTCCTTTTCACACAATAATCACTACTTTAAATTGTCAGAAAATTGCAAGGACGATGCTTCATTTATTCAAGACAGCATATACCTTCCACCTTACCATCATTGGGTTAGAGAAACAGTTTCCAGTGACTACCATCATCACCCTGATAAAGAACCCTGGCTTTCGTCTTCACCTAGGTGTTTATCCTTAACCAGTTCCCACTCAAATTACCAGAGTTCAATTACTAGAAATTTACAGCTACCCGAAAGCGAGAATATGTCTTCACTTTTtcatattgatgataattaCAAGCCCAAGATCAACGATGGAGATCAGGGAGAAGTTCTTTATCATTTAAGTGAAGCCTTTGTTGAAATATACAACTCTTCATTTCTTCATATGTCCAATCAAAGAGACAACGGATGCCCATTTTCTCTAGATGACAGTGACAATATCAATGACCAAGAGCAAAGGCATGAGATGCTCCTCTAG
- the LOC123902986 gene encoding uncharacterized protein LOC123902986 isoform X1, translating to MKKKGISRINPNDPSYLRHKKAKFIADHEKSTSRLEESDHSQLPLQREIVTTCDPKTSEYAFFKKLKKDASLRFSSGPVKKDDSSSSKKPESGDCSKEGTDDVRVGTKECNSSRINQDVSTFKMDSFLSPSVGDWNKSDMYSMSRMLKNSQECGDTVKPQGFSHAGNQYADGEIFSRKRQKLRQCAADTLFPDTEKPCSKGFDIVSLLLSRLFPMTTDSTVTNKYEDPNPGKIKKSTIYDLLDSRELGVQFKEHYLIPKRKLLELESGSYFNDQMLSPMFLESGERITPHAELPTYHFQNFEPRYSITAPKCKLSGTPSFSASVKGDNDITPGSLFNEVKNAPKYSLLDSRELGFQCTELQPKRKPLELKSGSYLNDQMLSPTFFESGEGITPYAEFPTYHSRNFQPWYNITAPECKLSGTPNFSASVKDDITLGPLFNEVENAAEYSLLDYQELDFQCTELHQIPRRKLLELKSSSSFIDHLLPPMFLRSVESITSYTDFPIDPHKFRPVFRTEAERKFGGTPIYLDKNDASYGFLCKCNDEKNHETFTFDHFKEPGKLEREPIPLLMEKDFDCKKDEIKLPITCKYAKPYMAPALSILDHGQEQISNDSLDEFHFRPSSLLLPKDFNSVMDSGLFRYQNSPFGEYVYKWDEEMDTNFNHTALSFSHNNHYFKLSENCKDDASFIQDSIYLPPYHHWVRETVSSDYHHHPDKEPWLSSSPRCLSLTSSHSNYQSSITRNLQLPESENMSSLFHIDDNYKPKINDGDQGEVLYHLSEAFVEIYNSSFLHMSNQRDNGCPFSLDDSDNINDQEQRHEMLL from the exons ATGAAGAAAAAGGGAATTTCCCGAATTAACCCCAATGATCCATCTTATCTTCGTCACAAGAAAGCTAAATTCATTGCCGATCATGAAAAATCAACTTCCAGATTGGAAGAATCAGATCATTCTCAACTTCCATTACAGAGAGAAATTGTTACAACAT GTGATCCCAAAACTTCTGAGTATGCTTTCTTTAAGAAATTGAAGAAGGATGCAAGTCTCAGGTTTTCTTCAGGTCCAGTCAAAAAGGATGATTCCTCGTCGTCCAAGAAGCCTGAATCTGGTGACTGTTCCAAAG AGGGGACTGATGATGTTAGGGTTGGCACTAAGGAATGCAACTCTTCAAGGATCAATCAGGACGTGTCAACTTTTAAGATGGATTCATTTCTTTCACCTTCTGTTGGAGATTGGAACAAGTCAG ACATGTACTCTATGAGCAGAATGCTGAAAAACTCCCAAGAATGTGGCGACACCGTCAAACCCCAGGGATTTTCACATGCAG GAAACCAGTATGCGGATGGAGAAATCTTCTCTAGAAAGAGACAGAAACTACGACAGTGTGCTGCAGATACCTTATTTCCTGATACAGAGAAACCATGTTCAAAAGG GTTTGATATTGTTTCTTTGCTCCTTAGTCGGCTGTTTCCAATGACCACTGACAGCACTGTAACAAAT AAATACGAGGATCCAAATCCAGGAAAGATAAAGAAGTCTACCATATATGATTTACTGGATTCTCGAGAGTTAGGTGTTCAATTTAAGGAGCACTATCTGATACCTAAGAGGAAGCTTCTTGAACTTGAATCAGGCTCATACTTCAATGATCAGATGTTGTCTCCTATGTTTCTCGAATCGGGTGAGAGGATTACTCCACATGCCGAGCTTCCAACTTATCATTTTCAGAACTTTGAACCTCGGTACAGTATAACAGCACCTAAGTGCAAACTGAGTGGAACTCCAAGTTTCAGTGCCTCTGTCAAGGGTGACAATGACATAACTCCTGGGTCTCTGTTTAACGAGGTAAAAAATGCTCCCAAATATAGTTTGCTTGATTCTCGAGAGTTAGGTTTTCAATGCACAGAACTCCAACCTAAGAGGAAACCCCTTGAACTTAAATCAGGGTCATACTTAAATGATCAGATGTTGTCTCCTACGTTTTTCGAATCAGGCGAGGGAATTACTCCATATGCTGAGTTTCCAACCTATCACTCTCGGAACTTTCAACCTTGGTACAATATAACAGCACCTGAGTGCAAACTGAGTGGAACTCCGAATTTCAGTGCCTCTGTCAAAGATGACATAACTCTTGGACCTCTGTTTAACGAAGTAGAAAACGCTGCCGAATATAGTTTGCTTGATTATCAAGAGTTGGATTTTCAATGTACAGAACTCCATCAAATACCTAGGAGGAAACTCCTTGAACTCAAATCAAGCTCATCTTTCATTGATCACTTGTTGCCTCCTATGTTCCTTCGATCAGTCGAGTCAATTACTTCATACACTGACTTTCCAATCGATCCTCACAAGTTTCGACCTGTGTTCAGAACAGAAGCTGAAAGAAAGTTCGGTGGAACTCCAATTTACCTTGACAAGAATGATGCAAGTTATGGATTTCTGTGTAAGTGTAATGATGAGAAAAATCACGAAACCTTCACATTCGATCATTTCAAAGAGCCAGGGAAACTTGAGAGAGAACCAATTCCTCTTCTTATGGAAAAAGATTTTGACTGCAAAAAAGACGAGATAAAGTTGCCTATCACTTGTAAGTATGCAAAACCATATATGGCCCCTGCATTGTCAATTTTAGACCACGGCCAAGAGCAGATATCAAATGATTCATTAGATGAATTCCACTTTCGCCCCTCATCCTTATTACTACCAAAGGACTTCAATTCAGTAATGGATTCTGGTTTATTCAGATATCAAAATTCCCCGTTTGGAGAGTATGTTTACAAATGGGATGAAGAAATGGACACGAATTTCAACCACACAGCATTGTCCTTTTCACACAATAATCACTACTTTAAATTGTCAGAAAATTGCAAGGACGATGCTTCATTTATTCAAGACAGCATATACCTTCCACCTTACCATCATTGGGTTAGAGAAACAGTTTCCAGTGACTACCATCATCACCCTGATAAAGAACCCTGGCTTTCGTCTTCACCTAGGTGTTTATCCTTAACCAGTTCCCACTCAAATTACCAGAGTTCAATTACTAGAAATTTACAGCTACCCGAAAGCGAGAATATGTCTTCACTTTTtcatattgatgataattaCAAGCCCAAGATCAACGATGGAGATCAGGGAGAAGTTCTTTATCATTTAAGTGAAGCCTTTGTTGAAATATACAACTCTTCATTTCTTCATATGTCCAATCAAAGAGACAACGGATGCCCATTTTCTCTAGATGACAGTGACAATATCAATGACCAAGAGCAAAGGCATGAGATGCTCCTCTAG
- the LOC123902986 gene encoding uncharacterized protein LOC123902986 isoform X2: MKKKGISRINPNDPSYLRHKKAKFIADHEKSTSRLEESDHSQLPLQREIVTTCDPKTSEYAFFKKLKKDASLRFSSGPVKKDDSSSSKKPESGDCSKEGTDDVRVGTKECNSSRINQDVSTFKMDSFLSPSVGDWNKSDMYSMSRMLKNSQECGDTVKPQGFSHAGNQYADGEIFSRKRQKLRQCAADTLFPDTEKPCSKGRLFPMTTDSTVTNKYEDPNPGKIKKSTIYDLLDSRELGVQFKEHYLIPKRKLLELESGSYFNDQMLSPMFLESGERITPHAELPTYHFQNFEPRYSITAPKCKLSGTPSFSASVKGDNDITPGSLFNEVKNAPKYSLLDSRELGFQCTELQPKRKPLELKSGSYLNDQMLSPTFFESGEGITPYAEFPTYHSRNFQPWYNITAPECKLSGTPNFSASVKDDITLGPLFNEVENAAEYSLLDYQELDFQCTELHQIPRRKLLELKSSSSFIDHLLPPMFLRSVESITSYTDFPIDPHKFRPVFRTEAERKFGGTPIYLDKNDASYGFLCKCNDEKNHETFTFDHFKEPGKLEREPIPLLMEKDFDCKKDEIKLPITCKYAKPYMAPALSILDHGQEQISNDSLDEFHFRPSSLLLPKDFNSVMDSGLFRYQNSPFGEYVYKWDEEMDTNFNHTALSFSHNNHYFKLSENCKDDASFIQDSIYLPPYHHWVRETVSSDYHHHPDKEPWLSSSPRCLSLTSSHSNYQSSITRNLQLPESENMSSLFHIDDNYKPKINDGDQGEVLYHLSEAFVEIYNSSFLHMSNQRDNGCPFSLDDSDNINDQEQRHEMLL; this comes from the exons ATGAAGAAAAAGGGAATTTCCCGAATTAACCCCAATGATCCATCTTATCTTCGTCACAAGAAAGCTAAATTCATTGCCGATCATGAAAAATCAACTTCCAGATTGGAAGAATCAGATCATTCTCAACTTCCATTACAGAGAGAAATTGTTACAACAT GTGATCCCAAAACTTCTGAGTATGCTTTCTTTAAGAAATTGAAGAAGGATGCAAGTCTCAGGTTTTCTTCAGGTCCAGTCAAAAAGGATGATTCCTCGTCGTCCAAGAAGCCTGAATCTGGTGACTGTTCCAAAG AGGGGACTGATGATGTTAGGGTTGGCACTAAGGAATGCAACTCTTCAAGGATCAATCAGGACGTGTCAACTTTTAAGATGGATTCATTTCTTTCACCTTCTGTTGGAGATTGGAACAAGTCAG ACATGTACTCTATGAGCAGAATGCTGAAAAACTCCCAAGAATGTGGCGACACCGTCAAACCCCAGGGATTTTCACATGCAG GAAACCAGTATGCGGATGGAGAAATCTTCTCTAGAAAGAGACAGAAACTACGACAGTGTGCTGCAGATACCTTATTTCCTGATACAGAGAAACCATGTTCAAAAGG TCGGCTGTTTCCAATGACCACTGACAGCACTGTAACAAAT AAATACGAGGATCCAAATCCAGGAAAGATAAAGAAGTCTACCATATATGATTTACTGGATTCTCGAGAGTTAGGTGTTCAATTTAAGGAGCACTATCTGATACCTAAGAGGAAGCTTCTTGAACTTGAATCAGGCTCATACTTCAATGATCAGATGTTGTCTCCTATGTTTCTCGAATCGGGTGAGAGGATTACTCCACATGCCGAGCTTCCAACTTATCATTTTCAGAACTTTGAACCTCGGTACAGTATAACAGCACCTAAGTGCAAACTGAGTGGAACTCCAAGTTTCAGTGCCTCTGTCAAGGGTGACAATGACATAACTCCTGGGTCTCTGTTTAACGAGGTAAAAAATGCTCCCAAATATAGTTTGCTTGATTCTCGAGAGTTAGGTTTTCAATGCACAGAACTCCAACCTAAGAGGAAACCCCTTGAACTTAAATCAGGGTCATACTTAAATGATCAGATGTTGTCTCCTACGTTTTTCGAATCAGGCGAGGGAATTACTCCATATGCTGAGTTTCCAACCTATCACTCTCGGAACTTTCAACCTTGGTACAATATAACAGCACCTGAGTGCAAACTGAGTGGAACTCCGAATTTCAGTGCCTCTGTCAAAGATGACATAACTCTTGGACCTCTGTTTAACGAAGTAGAAAACGCTGCCGAATATAGTTTGCTTGATTATCAAGAGTTGGATTTTCAATGTACAGAACTCCATCAAATACCTAGGAGGAAACTCCTTGAACTCAAATCAAGCTCATCTTTCATTGATCACTTGTTGCCTCCTATGTTCCTTCGATCAGTCGAGTCAATTACTTCATACACTGACTTTCCAATCGATCCTCACAAGTTTCGACCTGTGTTCAGAACAGAAGCTGAAAGAAAGTTCGGTGGAACTCCAATTTACCTTGACAAGAATGATGCAAGTTATGGATTTCTGTGTAAGTGTAATGATGAGAAAAATCACGAAACCTTCACATTCGATCATTTCAAAGAGCCAGGGAAACTTGAGAGAGAACCAATTCCTCTTCTTATGGAAAAAGATTTTGACTGCAAAAAAGACGAGATAAAGTTGCCTATCACTTGTAAGTATGCAAAACCATATATGGCCCCTGCATTGTCAATTTTAGACCACGGCCAAGAGCAGATATCAAATGATTCATTAGATGAATTCCACTTTCGCCCCTCATCCTTATTACTACCAAAGGACTTCAATTCAGTAATGGATTCTGGTTTATTCAGATATCAAAATTCCCCGTTTGGAGAGTATGTTTACAAATGGGATGAAGAAATGGACACGAATTTCAACCACACAGCATTGTCCTTTTCACACAATAATCACTACTTTAAATTGTCAGAAAATTGCAAGGACGATGCTTCATTTATTCAAGACAGCATATACCTTCCACCTTACCATCATTGGGTTAGAGAAACAGTTTCCAGTGACTACCATCATCACCCTGATAAAGAACCCTGGCTTTCGTCTTCACCTAGGTGTTTATCCTTAACCAGTTCCCACTCAAATTACCAGAGTTCAATTACTAGAAATTTACAGCTACCCGAAAGCGAGAATATGTCTTCACTTTTtcatattgatgataattaCAAGCCCAAGATCAACGATGGAGATCAGGGAGAAGTTCTTTATCATTTAAGTGAAGCCTTTGTTGAAATATACAACTCTTCATTTCTTCATATGTCCAATCAAAGAGACAACGGATGCCCATTTTCTCTAGATGACAGTGACAATATCAATGACCAAGAGCAAAGGCATGAGATGCTCCTCTAG